The Cygnus atratus isolate AKBS03 ecotype Queensland, Australia chromosome 12, CAtr_DNAZoo_HiC_assembly, whole genome shotgun sequence genome has a segment encoding these proteins:
- the LOC118246524 gene encoding arylamine N-acetyltransferase, liver isozyme, protein MNIQEYFARISYDGSHKDADLQTLTVIFQHHIQAIPFENLSMHCGETIDLDLQSIYNKIVRKKRGGWCLESNYLLFWALKEIGYDVCILGGNSYDPAEKAYTAHINHILLKVEIKGSPYIVDAGFGGAYQAWQPVMLISGKDQPQIPGIFCFREDNGIWYFEKVKRKHYISEQSVPPTNTTEMGNIRKIYSFTLKPRHIDDFQELNTYLQVSPDNILRKKSICTLQTTEGIYALVGWTFTEMKYNYMEDTDLLQITTLTDEEVEKTLKEKFNIVLENKLVPVNVRGLPPNIVDMI, encoded by the coding sequence ATGAACATTCAAGAGTATTTCGCAAGAATTTCTTACGATGGCTCCCATAAGGATGCAGACTTGCAAACCTTAACAGTCATCTTCCAGCATCACATCCAGGCGATTCCTTTTGAAAACCTCAGCATGCATTGTGGGGAGACCATTGACCTGGATTTACAATCTATTTACAATAAGATTGTGAGAAAGAAACGTGGTGGATGGTGCCTGGAAAGCAACTACCTTTTATTTTGGGCCTTGAAAGAAATAGGGTATGATGTTTGTATTCTTGGAGGAAATAGTTATGATCCAGCAGAGAAGGCATACACTGCTCACATAAATCATATCCTGCTGAAGGTGGAGATCAAGGGAAGCCCCTACATTGTAGATGCTGGCTTTGGTGGTGCCTATCAGGCATGGCAGCCAGTGATGCTGATTTCTGGGAAGGATCAACCCCAGATCCCTGGCATCTTCTGCTTCAGGGAAGACAACGGCATCTGGTACTTTGAGAAAGTCAAAAGGAAGCATTATATTTCTGAGCAAAGCGTCCCTCCCACTAATACAACAGAAATGGGcaatatcagaaaaatatattcattcaCTCTTAAGCCACGCCATATAGATGACTTCCAGGAGCTAAACACATACCTACAAGTGTCTCCGGATAACATACTTCGGAAGAAGTCAATCTGCACCCTCCAGACCACTGAAGGGATTTATGCCTTAGTCGGGTGGACCTTCACTGAGATGAAGTACAACTACATGGAGGACACGGACCTCCTGCAGATCACAACTCTTACAGACGAAGAGGTTGAGaagacactgaaagaaaaattcaataTAGTGCTAGAAAACAAACTGGTACCAGTAAACGTTCGTGGCTTGCCACCTAATATAGTGGATATGATCTAA
- the LOC126913100 gene encoding arylamine N-acetyltransferase, pineal gland isozyme NAT-10, producing MNLEEYFARTGYKGSLENQDLETLTDIFQHHIRAVPFENLSIHCGEKITLELEHVYNKIVRRKRGGWCMENNQLLGWVLKCLGYDASFLGAYVFNPHKNAYATIMTHLLVKVVIDGKAYIVDGGFGVSYQMWQPMELVSGKDQPQAPGVFRFTEKNATWYLEKMRRKQYIPNQNFSNSDLLEKKECRKVYMFSLEPRTVEDFHFQCTYLQTSPDSLFTKKSICTLQTTDGFRALIGWTLTETTYNYKENMDLVEFITLKDEEVEKTLKEKFNITLERKLIPINVKGFYTI from the coding sequence ATGAACcttgaagaatattttgcaaGAACCGGGTATAAAGGTTCCCTTGAAAATCAAGATCTGGAAACCTTAACTGATATATTCCAGCACCACATCCGTGCTGTTCCATTTGAAAACCTCAGCATCCATTGTGGGGAGAAAATTACTTTGGAGCTGGAGCACGTTTATAACAAAATCGTGCGGAGGAAGCGCGGTGGCTGGTGCATGGAAAACAACCAGCTGTTAGGCTGGGTCCTGAAATGCCTGGGGTACGATGCCAGCTTTCTGGGAGCGTACGTGTTCAATCCGCACAAAAACGCATACGCCACCATCATGACCCATCTCCTAGTCAAGGTAGTTATTGACGGGAAAGCCTACATTGTTGATGGAGGCTTTGGTGTATCCTATCAAATGTGGCAGCCGATGGAGCTTGTGTCGGGGAAAGACCAGCCCCAGGCACCTGGTGTCTTCcgtttcacagaaaaaaatgccacctGGTACCTTGAGAAAATGAGACGGAAACAATATATCCCCAATCAAAATTTCTCAAATTCTGATCTTCTAGAGAAAAAAGAGTGTCGGAAAGTGTATATGTTCAGTCTTGAACCACGGACAGTGGAAGATTTCCATTTCCAGTGTACGTACCTTCAGACGTCTCCAGATTCCCTCTTTACGAAGAAGTCTATCTGCACACTCCAGACCACTGATGGCTTTCGAGCACTCATCGGGTGGACGCTCACAGAGACCACATACAATTACAAGGAAAACATGGATCTGGTGGAATTTATAACCCTTAAAGATGAAGAGGTGGAGAAGACACTGAAAGAGAAGTTCAACATCACTTTAGAGAGAAAACTTATCCCAATTAACGTCAAAGGATTTTACACAATCTAG
- the LOC118246522 gene encoding arylamine N-acetyltransferase, pineal gland isozyme NAT-3 encodes MDIKEYFARISYRGSYDKPDLETLTEIFQHHIQAVPFENLSIHCGESIELDLAATYDKIVKRKRGGWCMENNHLLSWALKTLGYDVTLLGSKVYVPEYDAYADDIDHLLLKVVLCDKSYIVDGGFGMAYQMWQPMELISGKDQPQTPGIFRFLEENGTWYLEKVKRKQCVPNQSISTCHNVDKEVCRRVYLFTLQPRDIEEFRARNLHLQTAPDSLFVTKSICSLQTADGVRALVGWKLTEIKYNYKDNMDLVEIRILADEEMEKTLKEKFNITLDKKFVPINTSRLSLF; translated from the coding sequence ATGGACATCAAAGAGTATTTTGCCAGAATTTCTTACCGAGGCTCCTACGACAAACCGGACCTTGAGACCTTGACGGAAATATTCCAGCACCACATCCAAGCAGTCCCTTTCGAGAACCTCAGCATCCACTGCGGGGAAAGCATTGAGCTGGACCTGGCAGCCACTTACGACAAGATAGTGAAGAGGAAACGCGGGGGCTGGTGCATGGAGAACAACCACCTCTTATCTTGGGCCCTGAAAACCCTAGGGTATGATGTCACCCTTCTGGGATCAAAAGTTTACGTCCCGGAGTATGATGCATACGCTGATGACATTGACCATCTGCTGCTAAAAGTGGTGCTTTGTGACAAATCCTACATTGTGGATGGCGGTTTTGGGATGGCCTACCAGATGTGGCAGCCAATGGAGCTGATTTCTGGGAAAGATCAGCCTCAGACTCCCGGCATCTTCCGCTTCCTGGAAGAGAATGGGACTTGGTACCTTGAGAAGGTGAAAAGGAAGCAGTGTGTTCCCAACCAAAGCATCTCCACTTGTCATAATGTGGACAAAGAAGTTTGCCGGCGAGTTTATCTCTTCACCCTCCAGCCACGAGACATAGAAGAGTTCAGAGCCCGCAACCTGCACCTTCAGACTGCGCCGGACTCGCTCTTTGTTACGAAGTccatctgcagcctgcagaCAGCCGATGGCGTCCGGGCACTGGTTGGCTGGAAACTTACTGAGATAAAGTACAATTATAAGGATAACATGGATCTGGTGGAAATCAGAATCCTTGCAgatgaagaaatggagaaaacactgaaagagaaattcAATATAACACTAGATAAGAAATTTGTACCCATCAATACAAGCAGGTTGTCTCTGTTTTAA